The proteins below come from a single Gossypium raimondii isolate GPD5lz chromosome 2, ASM2569854v1, whole genome shotgun sequence genomic window:
- the LOC105787992 gene encoding uncharacterized protein LOC105787992, giving the protein MVQSYPLLPLTCKMNTRGGQVSKGQKSNKFQGGGPNWILIAGGALLSTLSIRFGCKLKQALDTKQQYDATTSLKGNGTSDRRRPSGCRLQLNMYSFSQDHDACFNCMSGSGSIGEKHPPNGQMPESEIALPLVTVPSTDFNKDNGVMWASSPDRLELPPKPFHHSNCSDSPCVSESGSDIFSKREVIQKLRQQLKRRDDMILEMQDQIVELQNSLNAQVANSTHLQSQLEAANRELFDSEMEIRRLRKAIADHCLGHVGTNEKTSNATAWPYDIRNGHGNGYVDGESNLESPEKGRGDGERIEMLKREVGELKEVIEGKEYLLQSYKEQKMELSMKIKELQLRLDSQLPNIL; this is encoded by the exons ATGGTACAGAGTTATCCCCTCTTACCCCTCACTTGTAAGATGAATACAAGAGGCGGTCAAGTATCTAAGGGTCAGAAGTCAAACAAATTTCAGGGTGGGGGACCAAATTGGATTCTTATTGCTGGTGGTGCCTTGTTAAGTACCTTATCAATCCGCTTTGGTTGCAAGCTGAAGCAGGCACTTGACACAAAGCAACAGTACGATGCTACTACTAGCTTGAAAG GGAACGGAACTTCAGACAGGAGGAGACCATCAGGTTGTCGTTTACAGTTAAATATGTATTCCTTTAGCCAAGACCATGATGCTTGTTTCAACTGCATGTCAG GATCTGGAAGCATAGGGGAGAAGCACCCACCAAATGGTCAGATGCCCGAATCTGAAATTGCTTTACCTCTGGTGACAGTTCCTTCGACTGATTTTAACAAGGATAATGGTGTCATGTGGGCTTCATCTCCCGATCGCCTTGAGTTGCCCCCAAAACCATTCCATCATTCTAACTGCTCCGACTCGCCGTGTGTCTCAGAGTCTGGCTCTGACATATTTAGCAAGCGGGAAGTGATACAGAAACTAAGGCAACAGCTGAAGAGAAGAGATGATATGATACTGGAGATGCAGGATCAGATTGTGGAACTGCAGAATTCACTGAACGCTCAGGTGGCGAACTCAACTCATTTACAGTCACAGCTGGAAGCAGCAAATAGAGAATTGTTTGACTCCGAGATGGAAATCCGAAGGCTGAGGAAGGCAATCGCAGATCATTGTTTAGGACATGTTGGCACAAATGAGAAGACTTCAAATGCTACAGCTTGGCCTTATGACATAAGAAATGGACATGGCAATGGGTACGTTGATGGAGAAAGCAACTTGGAATCCCCTGAGAAGGGAAGGGGAGATGGGGAGAGAATTGAGATGCTGAAAAGAGAAGTAGGAGAGTTAAAGGAGGTGATAGAAGGAAAAGAGTACCTATTGCAGAGCTACAAGGAGCAGAAGATGGAGCTCTCCATGAAGATCAAGGAGTTGCAACTGAGATTGGATTCCCAGCTTCCCAATATTTTGTAG
- the LOC105787991 gene encoding uncharacterized protein LOC105787991, whose amino-acid sequence MEEAKAMAHHQQQQQQQQFLLQKQQQQQQQQQQQQFLLLQQLQKQAQQNQQQQQQQQAISRFPSNIDAHLRTTPGVIHHRPINIQQNPNSTPIPNPNPNPNLNSSPNLQQQQQQQQQQQQQTPQPQPPPQQQQPNQQQKQIRPLNQAELQMAYQDAWRVCHPDFKRPFSSLEDACERLLPYHVVADYEAEEDDKILDSDTTGQMPSRSQQWDNNIAAKVAEFTATFEKQALAFNIISRKRGVGEFRSEERLMIEQALLQEEKKALLDLRAEIESREKAGREAHEAKLRMAAMVQAEQARAESQAHAELMARGPIRANALGSQGNNLAIGHDIREQPQGVNPDEMMNGWGSSAQRDEKEPSEDFLNDEETENGDTSVQNDWREVGEFDLNSR is encoded by the exons ATGGAGGAAGCAAAGGCAATGGCTCATCAtcaacagcagcagcagcagcagcaattTCTCTTACAAaaacagcaacaacaacaacaacagcaacaacaacaacaatttcTTCTCCTACAACAACTTCAAAAACAAGCCCAACAAAACCaacaacagcagcagcagcaacaagCTATTTCTAGGTTCCCTTCAAACATAGATGCCCATTTACGTACTACTCCTGGTGTTATTCATCATCGTCCCATTAACATCCAACAAAACCCTAATTCTACCCCCAttcctaaccctaaccctaaccctaaccttaaTTCCTCCCCTAAtttacaacaacaacaacaacaacaacaacaacagcaaCAACAAACGCCACAACCACAGCCGCCGCCGCAGCAACAGCAACCAAACCAACAGCAGAAGCAGATCCGACCCTTGAATCAAGCGGAGCTCCAGATGGCTTATCAGGATGCCTGGCGTGTTTGTCACCCAGATTTCAAGCGGCCTTTTTCTTCCCTTGAAGATGCCTGTGAGAG GTTACTACCTTACCATGTAGTAGCAGACTATGAAGCAGAGGAGGATGATAAAATTCTTGATTCAGACACAACTGGCCAGATGCCATCTCGCTCCCAGCAGTGGGATAACAACATTGCTGCTAAAGTTGCAGAGTTCACAGCCACATTTGAGAAACAGGCTCTTGCCTTCAATATAATATCTCGCAAACGAGGTGTGGGGGAATTCCGATCCGAGGAAAGGCTGATGATTGAGCAAGCTCTTCTCCAAGAAGAGAAGAAAGCGTTGCTTGATTTGAGAGCAGAAATAGAATCTAGGGAGAAGGCTGGCCGAGAGGCTCATGAGGCTAAGTTGAGAATGGCAGCAATGGTTCAGGCAGAGCAAGCTCGAGCTGAATCACAAGCTCATGCTGAACTAATGGCTCGAGGACCTATAAGGGCAAATGCACTTGGGTCTCAAGGAAACAACCTTGCAATTGGTCATGACATTCGGGAGCAGCCTCAGGGTGTAAACCCTGATGAGATGATGAATGGATGGGGTAGCAGTGCACAGAGGGATGAAAAGGAACCATCTGAAGATTTCTTGAACGATGAGGAGACTGAAAATGGAGATACAAGTGTGCAGAATGACTGGCGCGAAGTTGGGGAGTTTGATTTGAACAGTAGATAA